The Festucalex cinctus isolate MCC-2025b chromosome 10, RoL_Fcin_1.0, whole genome shotgun sequence region CAGGTGGGACTTCTTGCCTTGGGACGACAACAGCGAAGTCGTTTGACGTGCTTTAAAGATGCCGCGTCTGAGGTTTGCAATTTGGCGGTACCCGTCTTGTAGAGGTCTGTGGCGCCCTTGAAGAAGCGCGGCAGCGTAGCCTCCAGGATCATAATGAAGTCCTCCAGCTCCTCGGTCACGCCCACCAACAGGTACTCGTTGACCAGGTTGTACTTGGCTTGCTCAAGCGCCCAGTGGCTGCCCACATTCCTGCACATTTTACAACATATGCACAACATATTAATCAGATAACGGCATGCAAGtggcaacgtttttttttcctctcccacACACGAGCTGTCGTTCAGATATTTTGCTTCGATTTGTGATCAAAAACTTGATATTAGCGCTGGCAGTGAACTCACAAGCAGGAGTTAGGTGGCAAGttaacaattcttcaaaaaagcTTCAAACTGTTTACTGCCACTCCCAGTTGTTGTTTACTTTCCAACCAAACAAAGAATTACACGTTGCACGTTGTGTATAGAAAACTACCACAGCTTTGCCTTTATGCCAGTTtcttttagcttaatgctaacttgCAATGCAATACACCATAGAAGGTTTAACAAAGCTggcactgctgttgttgtgttttaactagagataataacaataatccaatttatatagcacatttattCCAGGATACCCAAGGGCACTTTATAGATCATGGCACagcagggtttaaaaaaataaaaataaaaaaataaaaaagaaaaaaagaaagaaaaaaagaaaagaaaaaaaaagtgtgaaaccTTAATCAATAATAACTGATGAACAAATAACAACTAGTAGATAGTCGACAGATTATATTTGTGTTTCATCAAAAGACATTTGCAatcatcaacatttttgctgACTGGAGCTACAATTGTAGACAGACAGTAACACTCGCATATCCATTTTTCATTGaaagccccccccaaaaaacccccccaaaaaaactaataGTATTGGAGCCTACAGTATTACCTTATTTATAAAACTCTGTGCTTCCatttgtattatactgcccccaacaGGCCAAGGTGTGCAATGTCCAGTGAATTGAAGCAAAGTGTCCAAAAGCTATTTACTTCtttacgttttatttatttaattacatttttactgtatgtttttatacaGTACAAGATTGTAGAGtaccatttttcttatttttcaaacattttgtgCTCACCAGCACTCCGAATGGTGTCCACAGAAGAATGGAATTTGCAGCCAGAGTTTCTCGGGAGCGCAGTCAGAGCCACCGGATGCCACGCACTCGTCGAATGTCTGCAAGAtgcagaggaagaagaaaaaaaaaaaataggacgaTCATGAGGGTTTCACACCGTTTTGTAGGCGCCGAACAGCACCTTCTTGTCGCCTTGCTTCCTTCGCCGCAGGCCGGGCCGGTAGTCGTCTCCGAAGCGCAGGAAGTAGTAGTAAGACACCAGGCGCTCGATGGGGTCTCGCACCACGTTGATGTACAGGGGCTTCCCCTTGACGCCGTACCTAAACTCAGAGAGCTTTACTAGCATGCCAATTGTCAGCAAAAGTACGTGAGTAGGTGGCGGCTCTCACTTTGAAAAGTCCAGATAGGACACGTGGCCGTGGTAGAAGGCGGGCTTCATCCCTCGCCAGGATGTGACGTTGTGAACAAAACGCATCTGCATTCAAAACACAAGAGTCCACGTTTTACTTGCggcattttgttattgtttacgATGGCAGCAGTTTAAGGAGATGCCAGAAAAACCAATCTGGTCAGACCTGGTCCTGCAGAGACATGACGGGGTTGTTCTTGGTGGTGTTGATGTGCAGCACGTGGAAGCGGTTCTTGGCGCACAGGTCGTATGCGATGTTGGTGAAGGACGTGCTGGCCGTCTTGGGCACCCGGTTGTAGATGATTACCGCGCCGTCGCCATCGTTGTCCTCAGACGAGAGGCCTCGAGCGCCGTCTTCGCTGCGACGCTGCTGCTCCACCTCGGAAAGCTCGTGTCTGGCCATGGCGCGCTCTGGTAACGCACACAAACATATGAGCGTCGATCACACTTCATTGCTGTCCTTAAGTCGATAAAACACGCCAAAGTCATTAGGTGACATGTAGGCCACTATAAGGACATTAAATAATTACTTATCCACGATGTAATCCTGACGTGCGGGCGCCTACTTCCTAAAAGACATTACATCACTGGACACTTGATTCGGCCCATTGGCACAGTCTAATAAGCCATTTTCAATCATATTTTTCCATAGACGGCACAAAACAAGCATGAACCATCCTTATTAAAAGGCATTTATTAAAGCAAAATACATACTAAATCTAATATCTAAacctttattttattgattaagTGTCGTTTTAGAAGATAAATGAGGTATCCACTTTGTACAATAGCTCATTTAAGACTTTTTAAAGGTCATTATCGTCCAGCCCTTAAATTCCAACTTGACAAATACCTTACCCAGTTTGGCTCTGGACTCTTCCAGTCTTTGGATCTGGTTCTCGATGAAAAGCATGGTGACGGTGAACGTCAGCACGGCCAAAAGCTGCAACTTGGGCGGCATCATGACCCTGAAGAGCCCCATCAAGCATCCACGACGAGCATCACCACCGGGGCGAGGAAGGGAATGAGCCCCCAGTCCGGTCCGCTTATGCAGTTAAAGACTTACCGACCCACGCACAGGCGCTTATGGCAGACGTTGACCACGTAACATCAAACTAAAAGGATTCCGCCCCCACAATCACAGATTAAAATCTGTTGTTTGGCGCCAGTACTTGACCCACGTTCGATTGGTGTTTAACTTGTTAGCGTCTATGCTACATGCTACTCGTGTTAGCGTCAACTTGACAACTCGGTTCACATTTCTGTTCACAAACGACAACTTTTGGACCCGGCCGTAAACCAAAAGTCCACAGACGTCCGTCCATTAATAGCGGCGAGGATAGGAACGCGAAGAAAATGCAGTCAAACTCGAACGAAAACAATTGTTTTGGTGTGCCGCTAGCTTGTTGCTGAAAGTAGCGAGTGAGGCGTCATTTCCGCATCATTCTTCTTCGTGTTCAACTAGAGGTAGAAATTCTGTATTTGAACCGTAGTGCGTCACACACTGGAACCAAAACAAATTCGGAATGATCTTTGTACATCACTTGCATTCTTTCATTCAATTTCTCAAATTGAAAATCTAAGATATTATGAAATACGAGTGTGGTGCAGTCTTGGGAAGTAACTAGTTTTGTGTTACTGtactttcatatttttattggaatcattttttttaaacaatccattTAAAAACAGATGACATTATTTTATACACATCACTATGTCGAAATAcgcttgttatttttttttatttttttttaaagtacatgtACTTAAGTACAGCCTAGGCCTAATCTTGCCATCTCTGCCACTAGATAGCGCCAGAGCTGCATtaacagtggaaaaaaaaatacagtattgggTTCAGTTGACTTTATACTGTCATTTGCATTACagttacattatatatatatatatatatatatatatatatatatatatatatatatatatatatatatatatatatatatatatatatatcatgttGCCAGTTACACCACAGTTACATGATTAAATTGATAtaggttttctttctttctttctttctttctttctttcttacatAGTTACAACAGTTACATTTAGTTGTCAGTTGCATTACATAAGTGAGTTCTACTATATTGTCAGTGCCATCATTCAGTCACATGTTGACAGCTACATTGTTTATACTCCTGTCATACCGTCATACCAGTTTCATTACATTTCTACAAtactttctgtttttgttacGTCATACATCTATAGCATACAATTCAATTTCAATGTGAATTCCACTATATTGTCAGTTACGTCATACAGGTTCAATACATTGTCATCGCTGGGTTATTTTTAGTACGTTATTAACTACAGTAGAGACTGAATATGAGAACAATGTGATATTAAATTTTAATCCCGCAGGTATTTCCTTACTTCACGTTGTGAggcttaaaataaaaagaaactttAGAAGAATAAGACAATCCATTCTCGCTGCATGCTTAGGCTATTACTTCCATTAATTGTGCCCATCAAGAAATGTGATTTCACGCGCACCCTTTTAAAGCCTTTAAAGTCTGTTCCCTGGGAAATAAAGACACCTCCCGGAGGGTTAGGAGGAAGCAACACTCGTCACACTGCAACAAAGCTTttattaaccaaaaaaaaaaaaaaaaaaaaagaaagaaaaagaaaaaatgaaagaaaagtgtCCACTCGCCTGAATCAATGGTGCGGAAACAAGGCGGCCGCCAATTATCTCATTCATGGCACTTGTGCTGCAGGCCGGCAGATAACGTAGCACACGAGCGTGGATAAACCGCGATGACCACTGCGTTTACTCACGATAAGGCTAATAGGATAAACAACACATTGCTTGTTTGGTccctgatgttttgttttgatcatCTCTGGTGTGATAGCCTCAAACACGAATTCCATTGTTAgcgtttgtttttgtcccgCTGCATGCTCAATTGAAATTAATTTCCCACTACAAACAACGGTTGAGGGCAGCCCAGTGACCTAGTGCTTAGCATGTTTGCCTCGCGGTTCTGATGTTTAGGGTTTGAATCTGGGCTCTGGCAGGCGCTGTAAGCTAATAAGCCGCCAAGCTAGTTATCATCTGACTTGGTCACCTAGCTAGGTAGTGGCTAGCTCGTTAACTAAATGGATGTTCTAGCCTTTCCTATGACTGGAAAGCTGATTTTCGCTGCTTCGTCACTtgttgctagttagctagctgctaattagctagttagctgtagctgcattttgttttgagattggatagatagatagatagatagatagatagatagatagatagatagatagatagatagatagataagctagctagatagatagattagcgttagctagcaagcttagctagctagatagatagataatttcATTATCAACACAGCGATGTACTGTATTACTTAGTATTATTTTATATCTGCGATTTCTGCATATTGCATGAACAAGTCTAGAATTAATTTAACTGAGACCGACTGACTAACCAACACTAAACTTTGCTCCatggaaatcttttttttaattacaatccAGTTGATTAACTAACTGACTGATTGACTGACAATCCCCTTTACCCCCATTTAAATGGGCTGTAACTTTTCTATATAATTTCTCAGACATTGGTTTCAAAGTTTCCCCAGCAATTAATTATCTAACTGACTGATTAAGTTGACGGTAACCCTCTAGAAAGTTTCTTGGACACAAGTTCCCAAGTTTCCACGCAATCCATCAAATGACTGACTGACACCCTGACAAACTAACCCGCCAGACAACCATGGCATATTTGTGGGGctaaaaatgttcacttttttcaAAGGATCTGAAAGCCTTCCTGTATGCGAATGTCTTTATAGCGTAATGTTTGTGTCTGGAACAAAATGGCCCTTCTTCCACCCACCCAAATTGTTGCTCCTATGCTGCTCGCGCCTTCGCCGACAAAAGGCTAAAAAGCCCCAAATGAGAGTCCATCCCGCCACGCAGACAAGCGGGACCTGCTGCCGTATAATCTCCTATCATTTTCTGCCGTCTTTGTCGGTGCTGAGGGCAAAAGTTTTTACAAAGACGCCAACTTGGGATTTTGGGGAGCGCAGTCAAGAGCTTCCATTAGCACCAGGCCACAATAAGAAAACACTAGAGACAGAAAAGAGGGAGAGGTGTCCTGGAAATGATGAAAGGCAGTGTCGGGAAATGGTAGAAAAATgccctatttattttttttccgtctttacagaaaaaaagaaaaaaaaaatactgaatgaGTTTTTATGCTGTGAGGTGCAAGGTGCAGTGCCCTAAGGTGGGCACTAGAGGGCAGATGAGGCCTGGCACTGTAAGGAGTAAAAATGTGCTCACAAAGCCTTTGCAACGTTTGATGGAAATAATCATATAATtacacgaaaaaaaacaaacggaaaaaaaccccatctaaaacagaaaacaaataatGCTAATATAAAGAAATTAAAATGATTCAGTATCAACACACATATAATAATTTAgcatataaatatttattttacttattggaAGAGTAAGTAGCTGAAGCCTTGATGACAAGTAACGAagtataaataataatgaaaaaaaactccAGTTGATATCGTCTGGTATCAATACCAAGGAGTGTATCGATATCTGGATGCATACCATCATTGTGAAGACCAACATTAGCAAGAAAGCCAAAGCTGCAAAGACAAATCCATCCATCGTGTTACGTTTGAAGGATGGCATCAAACttactccccccccaaaaatcccCCGAGTAATTAACCAATCAGGGCGCGTCAGGACGGCGTGACAGAGTGCGCCCGTCGCCGGACGACAGGCGGGCATCCGTTACGCTTTCACATCTAAATGAGCGAGCCAATTAACTGGGCTAATAGCTCTCTCCTGTTTAATCTGCTAGACAATGGGAGCTTTTTACAATATCCTCTTTCTCAGGCGCTGTTTTCACTTCAATTAGCCTCCTCCTCCGCTGCAGCTCGCTGTGATTAAGCGACAATCATTATTCTTCAATTAGGCCTTTGATCGGCCGTGTGTACTGTATAGCCATACGTAAGAATGCCCGCAAAACCATCAATTTGTTCCCTTGTGTCGCGTGTGCGGATGGGAGGTGCACTGAGAAGCGGTAATAGCAACTTTGTTGCTAACTATTCTGCTAGCCACTAAAGGGTAAACAAAATAGTTACTTTTACAtgtaacatactttttttttttttaatactaatgTCTGAAATAGCTCaaaatagtattattattattattattattatttcatggaCACCGGTTATGTAGATGATCAATAATCCAGTTTgataaccaaccaaccaaccaaccaaccaaccatcaATGCAAGTGGacttcagttttgttttattgaacaaCCCAGTTAACTATCTGATTGACCATTAActgaccaaccaaccaatcaaccaaccaaccaaccaaccaaccaaccaaccaaccaaccacacGGCCCCAATGTAAGTGAACACTACACAGTTGTGTAAAATTGTTTAGGGTCTTTGCATGAAATACACTAAACTAACTAACCAACAAACTAACTCACTAaccaactaaccaactaactaacgAACTACTTGGCTCAAAGCAAGTagacttcatttttgttttcttgaacAAGTATCTGATTGACTGTtggccaaccaaccaaccaaccaaccaaccaaccaaccacatGGCCTCAATGTAAGTGAACACTGTACAAAGTTGTGAAAATTGTGTCTATGGGTATTTGCATGCAATATAGTTAAACTAACCAACCAACAAACCAACTAACCAAccaactaaccaaccaaccaaccaaccaaccaaccaaccaaccaaccaaccaaccaaccaaccaaccaaccaaccaaccacatGGCTCAATGCAAGTGGACCTCGGTTTTTCTTGAACAACCCAGTTAACTATCTTAATGATTATTGAttaactaaccaaccaaccaccTTGCCCCTATGTAAGTGAAGTTGTGGAAAATTGTGTATAGGTCTTTGCATGCAATatagctaactaactaactggttCACATAGTGGACTGTAACTATGTAGGTTAAtcagttgttgtttatttttttttttaacaagccagTTAGCAAATTAACTGACTGACTTAACAGAATGACGAAGTGACTAAGTAACCAGAATAGCAGCGCGAAGCAcgcagacctccgccaaggccaaaCATTCCTCCGCCGGGCACAGCGTGACACACAAATCCGCCGAGAGGCCCGCAATTAACTCCTGGGTTGTAATTACAACTCCGCCGTCTCTTAAGGCCGCCCGACGCCTAATGAGTtgtgactttattttatttttttcttttgtcggtGCAATGCATGCTGGGAAAAAAGTGAAAAGGTGCGTCGGGAGGGAGGGACGACGTGGCGCTCTCTTTTGCCCTACACGGCAGAAATAATGAAACATCAGGGCTTTTGTGGAGAatagaaatacaaaaattgggaggaaagagggggggggggggggtgttggggaGGGTGTACGGAGTTTTGTgtgacctcctcctcctcctcagcccATCCATCAGGCAGGCCGACTCATTATTCTAACTAGCCCGGCCTCTTTTCTTCCGTGGCGGGACGCCATCAGCCGCAATCTGCATGCCAATTATCGGCCAGACCCCCTGATACCCCCGCGTGGAAAATGATCtgtcaaggaaaaaaaagccccaaTCTCCCAACCTCACCCTCCCCAACACACCCCAAACCAGCACCAGCACCCCGCCTATGACAGCAGACCTTCTTGGAAAATTAATCTATGGGCAcacacagagagaaaaaaaaatgattataaaTGTAGCCATTCTCCAACTCTGGCTCGGAGGGCAGCACGAGTGGAGTGTTCGATAATTGCCAGgcgggaggaagaagaagaagacgaggaGGGGCTGGTGCGGGGTGGGGGCGGCTAACAAAGGGACACTCTCCCTACTGGAATGTTACGCTAAGGGTCATGAGGCGAGcgctcgttttttttatgttcacattACAGACgagcggctttttttttttttttttttaaagatgctgGGATGGGACATTTGATGGCGGCGCGCCATTGGGTTGAGGATAATCACTTATAAAAAAGGACCGTGAACTTCACTGCTCCACCCAGAAAGTCAAGGAGATGACTGTTCATTAATCCTCAGCGCCACCTAGGGGGCTTGTCGAGCGCCGGACTATCAAATGGCTCACTTATTTCAACACGCGCCGACTTTTAGTTCTTGGGTAATTTCGTTTTTCTTCACACTTCACTTCACACGTTAGCCCAGAACCAGAGACTTTTGGAGGACCATGTTGTGCTTTAGTTGCGATGTCATCAGGGTCAAATGTGAACCCTACTATAGTCGGGAGGTTGTACTTTCCAGAGGTTCAGGAACTTTTGGAATGAAGTCCAATCTTGTAGTTCCTTGAAGTATGAGTGGTAAGTGTTAGGTTctgaggtttggatcccaaccTAGATGTTATTTGCATAACACcaaaaggcgtggaactaacttgacttgaccagaaataGAAGGCAtcgagcaggtggccagctggacagaggaataatccgacaaaaacacacacctcTCAGAAGGTTTATATAGACagcaaatcgatctgattggttgtggctagacatgtgggtaacaggactgacatggcattatctgattggctgttgaccagataaagagattaaagattcctgacatcacatagcgttattccagttgaaaccagatgatattacatcagttcaaaacagacacatgACCTCACggccatgacccaaacataaccctggccccAAATAACTCTCAGGCAAAACACGGCCATGACAGTAAGAACTAACAGTTCCTGGAACTTCAGCTGGAAATGGCCAAGAGAAAACCCACCAGAGTTTCGGTATCATTTCCGTTTGGGTCTGCAGTTTTGTAAACGTTTAGTTCCATAAACTGCAAAGATGTTCATGAAACTTCATCTTGAAATGCTGGAGAAGGGACTTTCCAGAGATAAGGGAACTTTTGGGTTCTAGCAGGAGTTGGTCGAATGATCGGGATCACTATCacgcttctgcagagcttgctgatggagctatcatttgaatcaggtgtgttgaagaagggaaactaATCAAACAGGCAGGAtagtggccctcgaggaccagatttggacacccctgcagctCTGAATCTTTCAGTTCTAGAAGCTACACATATCAAGATATAAAAGTCCCtggaattgaaaataaaatcctgTAACATGGGACCTTTTTTGAGGAATTGATGAGTTTGGCCAAAAGACTACCCTGCTGTGAGTAGAGTAGTACTTTTAAGAGATCCAGGAACCTTTGGGGGAGGGGTCTGCAGCTCTTAATATTTTAGTTAAAAAGTTACaagtgccaaaattggacagttactgaaatacaaagtaaaataaaatacaaacaaatggaTGAAGAGGGTTCCTGGAACTTTACATGAAAATGCTGCTTTTGGCCAAACAAAAACCCTGCTGGGAGGCGAGCAGTACCCTTGAGAAGACCAGGAACTTTTGGGGCGCGGTCTGAAACCTGACCGTTATCGTTCCAGGAAGTGCTATTAAAAACTTGCTGTCACTTCAGCTGGAAATGCCGCCACAACGCAAAAATGTAAACGCTAACAATTGTGCGTCCCATAGGAAACAACGGCGGGCGGCATGGTAACGTCGCGGTTAGCGCGTCTGCCTCACAGTGgagaggttctgggttcgaatctTGGCGCGTACGAGAAGGCAGTTCATCTTGCGCTCTTTGTAAGGAGTCATGACAAACCAAACAAAGGCGTCTAATCTGTAGAACACAAGCTTCCCGTCCAGCGTTGAAGGCCCAAATCCCCGCCGTGTCCATGAGGCAACAAACAAGCGCCATGAGCCAGCGTCCTCGCTTTTGTGCCGGCATGTGTGCGAGCTTTTGATTAAAGACACAAGATTCTTTAAGCACATTAGGGGCCATTTTGTGCAATTGTCTGCCCGCCCTCGTCCGTATCCACCCGCGCCCGAGCGCAGGCGGTATCGCGGGCCGGCAGCCGCGAAACAGGAAGCGGAGGAATTACGCTTGCGCTAGTGCGCTACGGCGTCGCCGGCTGACGTCTTATCGTGCTCGGGGCAGGCGGGGACGTGAAGGGAAACAAAACGCGTATTCATATGCTGCGTTAatggagaaaagaaaagaacaaataaCTTCCCGTTGAAAGGGTTATCGATACAGCCGAGTTGGATAGCGATGCTGTCGTCGTCACACGTCCAATTGCGGAGCtacgtgctttaaaaaaattttaaatatagaacatACAGAAATCATTTTTCGTAGTAGATGTATAATTTCCTTTTCTCTTTATTCTGTTACACTAATATTCGGATGTATTGTGAATGTATTGTTTCACCTACTTGACATCCGTACTACATTATGATATTAGCGTTAGTTATTGGTTGTATCCTGGCATTATCAATAGCTTTATCGTGATGTTTTCATTATCCAGTAATCAATGTATTGTAATAATGCTATGAAGTAATTGATATATTGTAATATTTGCCTAATCACTCAACCATTGTATCGTAAAATTGTTATCGAATGATGgcttgtgttagcattagctaacgctaatgttagcattagcatgtaatTGCTGTTAGTATTATCATTATTGTAACATTATCGTCATTGCAGAattgttttattgtaatgttAGCATAATGGCTACGTCATAAATAGTATAGTTTCAGCATAATCACGATATTGTAGTACCATAATAATGGTTTGTAACGTGACCTAATATCATAATGTTAGCTTCACTGCTAATTGTTATTGTTGGCATACTTGT contains the following coding sequences:
- the LOC144026822 gene encoding heparan sulfate 2-O-sulfotransferase 1-like isoform X2 — translated: MARHELSEVEQQRRSEDGARGLSSEDNDGDGAVIIYNRVPKTASTSFTNIAYDLCAKNRFHVLHINTTKNNPVMSLQDQMRFVHNVTSWRGMKPAFYHGHVSYLDFSKYGVKGKPLYINVVRDPIERLVSYYYFLRFGDDYRPGLRRRKQGDKKTFDECVASGGSDCAPEKLWLQIPFFCGHHSECWNVGSHWALEQAKYNLVNEYLLVGVTEELEDFIMILEATLPRFFKGATDLYKTGKKSHLRKTTEKKPLTRETIGKLQQSKIWAIENEFYEFALEQFQFVRAHAVREKDGDLLVLPQSFFYEKIYPKAA
- the LOC144026822 gene encoding heparan sulfate 2-O-sulfotransferase 1-like isoform X1, whose product is MGLFRVMMPPKLQLLAVLTFTVTMLFIENQIQRLEESRAKLERAMARHELSEVEQQRRSEDGARGLSSEDNDGDGAVIIYNRVPKTASTSFTNIAYDLCAKNRFHVLHINTTKNNPVMSLQDQMRFVHNVTSWRGMKPAFYHGHVSYLDFSKYGVKGKPLYINVVRDPIERLVSYYYFLRFGDDYRPGLRRRKQGDKKTFDECVASGGSDCAPEKLWLQIPFFCGHHSECWNVGSHWALEQAKYNLVNEYLLVGVTEELEDFIMILEATLPRFFKGATDLYKTGKKSHLRKTTEKKPLTRETIGKLQQSKIWAIENEFYEFALEQFQFVRAHAVREKDGDLLVLPQSFFYEKIYPKAA